A region of Zootoca vivipara chromosome 15, rZooViv1.1, whole genome shotgun sequence DNA encodes the following proteins:
- the OMG gene encoding oligodendrocyte-myelin glycoprotein, whose product MENRVLKASPCVLALLFFIPAVQGICPLACLCSGNDRNVDCSSGNLTTLPHGLQDNITYLNLSYNHFADLNHQLTRFANLRTLDISHNWLQSLPAYLPRSLWEIYAAHNNIKVLQKLDTAYQWNLKVLDVSGNMVERAVLINNTMISLKSLNLSSNKLWTVPTNIPYNTEIVDLSNNFLTQILPGTLARLAHLSELYLHNNKFAYIPDEAFDQLDQLQLVTLYNNPWSCEDNKQDLSYLQKWIGETRATVVGSPCSDEATTPWKTATPFSAAPTAAESHLLVKAMKAADAAGSPVATEQTGQVHQQFRMKEVGLSATAGQTIAFTSTDRPLVLYPEDLSTEKLSSYEAAAATNGIYMQETTSVNSSTMGLVGPSTTPMTLSITSGVPTNYSKRPQSTAVTVKREETTTKINPRAPSKANIPKGCLAFIVMLTTVALQSCYGFVLK is encoded by the coding sequence ATGGAGAACCGGGTCTTGAAGGCATCGCCCTGCGTCCTGGCGCTTCTCTTCTTCATACCAGCTGTCCAGGGTATCTGCCCTTTGGCGTGTTTGTGCTCAGGAAATGACAGAAACGTGGACTGTTCCAGCGGAAACCTGACCACGCTGCCACATGGACTTCAGGACAACATTACCTATTTAAACCTGTCTTATAACCACTTTGCTGACCTCAACCACCAGCTCACTCGGTTTGCCAATTTGAGGACCCTGGACATTTCCCACAACTGGCTCCAGAGCCTCCCGGCTTATCTGCCCAGGTCGCTGTGGGAAATATATGCTGCACACAACAACATCAAGGTCCTTCAGAAGCTGGACACAGCTTACCAATGGAACCTTAAAGTCCTCGACGTGTCTGGGAATATGGTGGAAAGGGCCGTTCTGATTAACAACACCATGATCAGCCTCAAGTCCCTCAACCTCAGTAGCAACAAACTGTGGACGGTGCCCACCAATATTCCTTACAACACCGAGATAGTGGATCTATCTAACAACTTCTTGACACAGATACTCCCCGGCACACTGGCGAGGCTGGCTCATCTTTCCGAACTTTACCTGCACAACAACAAGTTTGCCTATATTCCTGACGAGGCTTTCGACCAGCTTGATCAACTGCAGCTTGTCACGCTTTACAACAACCCCTGGTCATGTGAGGATAACAAGCAGGACCTCTCCTATTTGCAGAAATGGATAGGAGAGACGAGGGCTACCGTCGTAGGGTCGCCATGCTCAGATGAGGCCACCACCCCTTGGAAGACTGCCACGCCATTCTCGGCAGCTCCCACAGCTGCAGAGAGCCACCTCCTTGTTAAAGCTATGAAGGCGGCAGACGCAGCTGGGTCTCCAGTGGCAACGGAGCAAACCGGACAAGTGCACCAACAGTTTAGAATGAAGGAGGTTGGCCTGAGCGCCACCGCTGGCCAAACCATCGCCTTCACGAGCACAGACAGGCCACTGGTCCTCTACCCGGAAGACCTGAGCACAGAGAAACTCAGCTCTTACGAAGCAGCCGCAGCCACAAATGGCATCTACATGCAAGAGACAACCTCTGTGAATTCAAGCACAATGGGCTTGGTAGGACCATCCACCACTCCCATGACCTTAAGCATCACCAGTGGGGTGCCTACAAACTACTCAAAGAGACCACAGAGCACAGCTGTTACCGTAAAGAGAGAGGAGACGACCACAAAAATCAACCCTCGCGCACCCTCCAAGGCAAATATTCCCAAGGGGTGTTTGGCCTTCATCGTAATGCTTACCACAGTAGCCCTGCAATCTTGCTATGGATTTGTGCTTAAGTGA